From a single Aspergillus puulaauensis MK2 DNA, chromosome 2, nearly complete sequence genomic region:
- a CDS encoding uncharacterized protein (COG:E;~EggNog:ENOG410PG5H;~InterPro:IPR004840,IPR004841;~PFAM:PF13520,PF00324;~TransMembrane:12 (i45-66o72-92i126-147o153-171i183-204o234-253i274-293o330-351i372-393o399-426i453-471o477-499i);~go_component: GO:0016020 - membrane [Evidence IEA];~go_component: GO:0016021 - integral component of membrane [Evidence IEA];~go_process: GO:0006865 - amino acid transport [Evidence IEA];~go_process: GO:0055085 - transmembrane transport [Evidence IEA]), protein MLSNEKHNASPNRSPADPDVEVALHTANPNVENGALKRGLKSRHVGMFSIAGAIGTGILISSGTALSRGGPASMLIAYSFVGLLVLNIMSALGEMAVFMPMDQGFGGYASRLVDPAFGFATGMNYFLKYVVLLANNLTASAIVMQYWLPDINVAVWVVSFAVIIIMINFMPVQYFGEIEFVAACIKTVTIVGLMILCLVIDLGGSPQGRIGFRYWKNPGAFKEYLDTGSTGRFLGFWVSVTNAAFAYMGSEMVGMTFGEASQPWKTIPKAVNATFWRITFFYVGGVFCLGLVVSSSNNRLIDATKADTGAGASPFVVAIVDSGIPVLPHIINGCLLVFVLSAANTDIYVASRTLYGLAKDGYAPALFKFTKGSIPIFALAAASAFFLLALLNINSGSAVVFGYLVSLSTILGLLNWVSILVTYLFFHQGMKAQEISREDLPFSGHFQKTRAQMTLFFTVVIIFTSGFSSFVHEFDPVGFVVSYVGILVYVAWFASYKFIRKTKLVGFRDMDITTNIITRQYVEELEHGIA, encoded by the exons ATGCTTTCCAATGAGAAACACAATGCATCACCTAACCGCTCGCCTGCCGATCCTGACGTCGAAGTCGCTCTGCATACTGCCAACCCCAATGTTGAGAATGGGGCGCTCAAGAGGGGGCTCAAATCTCGACACGTCGGGATGTTTTCCATTGCAGGCGCCATCGGAACAGGCATTCTAATCAGTAGTGGAACAGCGCTGTCGCGAGGTGGCCCTGCCAGCATGCTCATAGCCTATTCCTTTGTTGGCCTCTTGGTGCTCAACATCATGTCTGCTCTTGGTGAAATGGCCGTTTTCATGCCTATGGACCAGGGCTTCGGCGGATATGCCTCTCGTCTGGTGGATCCGGCATTTGG ATTCGCTACCGGGATGAACTATTTTCTCAAATATGTGGTGCTCCTGGCCAACAATCTCACGGCTTCGGCAATAGTGATGCAATACTGGCTCCCTGATATCAACGTGGCTGTCTGGGTTGTTTCATTTGCTGTCATTATTATAATGATTAAT TTCATGCCTGTCCAGTATTTCGGTGAAATTGAGTTCGTTGCGGCGTGCATCAAGACAGTCACTATTGTCGGTTTAATGATTCTCTGTCTAGTCATCGATTTAGGGGGGAGCCCGCAAGGACGTATCGGATTCAGGTACTGGAAGAACCCTGGTGCCTTCAAAGAGTACCTTGACACAGGTTCCACAGGGCGCTTCCTTGGTTTCTGGGTTTCTGTAACAAATGCAGCATTTGCATATATGGGCAGTGAGATGGTGGGTATGACGTTTGGAGAGGCATCCCAGCCATGGAAAACGATCCCGAAGGCCGTCAATGCGACGTTCTGGCGCATTACGTTTTTCTATGTCGGGGGTGTCTTCTGTCTGGGGCTGGTTGTATCCTCTTCGAATAATCGCTTGATAGACGCTACTAAAGCGGACACTGGCGCAG GCGCTTCTCCTTTTGTCGTCGCGATTGTTGATTCCGGAATCCCAGTCCTTCCTCATATAATCAACGGCTGCCTGCTGGTGTTTGTCCTCAGTGCGGCGAATACAG ATATTTATGTTGCGTCCCGTACTCTATATGGCCTGGCAAAAGACGGTTATGCACCGGCTTTGTTCAAATTTACGAAAGGGTCCATTCCTATCTTTGCTTTGGCAGCAGCCTCcgcattcttccttcttgcaTTGCTGAACATTAATTCAGGAAGCGCCGTGGTTTTTGGATACCTAGTATCTCTTTCCACAATTTTAGGGCTACTAAACTGGGTCAGCATCCTAGTAACCTATCTGTTTTTCCACCAGGGTATGAAGGCCCAGGAAATTAGCCGGGAAGACCTGCCCTTCTCGGGCCATTTCCAAAAGACGAGGGCCCAAATGACTCTATTCTTCACCGTGGTAATAATCTTCACTAGTG GTTTCTCTAGCTTTGTGCACGAGTTCGATCCCGTAGGGTTTGTCGTTAGTTACGTTGGGATATTGGTTTATGTGGCTTGGTTTGCTTCGTATAAATTCATCCGGAAGACCAAACTTGTCGGTTTCCGTGACATGGACATCACGACCAACATAATAACGAGGCAATATGTCGAAGAACTGGAGCATGGTATAGCATGA
- a CDS encoding DUF1996 domain-containing protein (COG:S;~EggNog:ENOG410PIES;~InterPro:IPR018535;~PFAM:PF09362;~SECRETED:SignalP(1-16);~antiSMASH:Cluster_2.3): MLTTTLLLATAGTVQAYTLVNSGYIMRKNIDSIVQPGKYTSHMHSFFGNDAVNLTTSTTDELMPGCATNDNPNDLSVYWHPTLYAKDGDDLVPIEARYFKAYYNEIDTAEIPFPTDFKAVAGNASASTAEEVDDLWTMSWWCEYGPETTPDSSGWPDAGCDLGRLQTQLRFPDCVNPDTLASGYSSRAWLANSNRCPDQMKRIPQLRFSVRFDTSEALPDGWSGEAPLQLSSGNSYSFHGDFINGWLPEAAENMLRASDKNEFQTVAGPRSEVATCDPVDVDPDNGTSDYEESLRMMEA, from the exons AtgctcaccaccaccctccttCTGGCCACCGCGGGCACGGTGCAGGCGTATACCCTGGTCAACTCGGGGTACATCATGCGCAAAAACATCGACTCCATTGTACAGCCCGGCAAGTACACGAGCCACATGCACAGCTTCTTCGGCAATGACGCGGTCAATCTGACTACTTCTACTACTGACGAGCTCATGCCCGGCTGCGCCACCAACGACAACCCGAACGACCTGTCGGTTTACT GGCACCCGACTCTGTACGCcaaagacggcgacgacctcGTCCCAATCGAGGCCCGGTACTTCAAAGCATACTACAACGAGATCGACACTGCCGAGATTCCGTTTCCCACAGACTTCAAAGCGGTCGCGGGCAACGCAAGCGCGTCGACAGCGGAGGAGGTGGACGACCTGTGGACCATGAGCTGGTGGTGCGAGTACGGTCCCGAGACGACGCCCGACAGCAGCGGCTGGCCCGATGCAGGATGCGATCTGGGTCGTCTGCAGACGCAGCTCCGGTTCCCTGACTGCGTGAACCCGGACACCCTGGCCAGTGGGTACTCCAGCCGCGCGTGGCTGGCGAACTCCAACCGCTGCCCCGATCAGATGAAGCGCATCCCACAGCTGCGGTTCTCCGTGCGCTTCGACACGTCTGAAGCGCTCCCCGACGGCTGGTCCGGCGAGGCACCACTGCAGCTTTCGAGCGGCAATTCATACAGCTTCCATGGCGACTTCATCAATGGCTGGCTGCCCGAGGCGGCCGAGAACATGTTGCGCGCCAGTGATAAGAACGAGTTCCAGACTGTCGCCGGTCCCCGATCCGAGGTGGCTACTTGTGACCCGGTTGATGTCGACCCGGACAATGGCACGAGCGACTATGAGGAGAGTCTTCGTATGATGGAGGCGTGA
- a CDS encoding uncharacterized protein (COG:S;~EggNog:ENOG410PPEE;~InterPro:IPR036864,IPR007219,IPR001138;~PFAM:PF00172,PF04082;~TransMembrane:1 (i533-551o);~go_function: GO:0000981 - DNA-binding transcription factor activity, RNA polymerase II-specific [Evidence IEA];~go_function: GO:0003677 - DNA binding [Evidence IEA];~go_function: GO:0008270 - zinc ion binding [Evidence IEA];~go_process: GO:0006351 - transcription, DNA-templated [Evidence IEA];~go_process: GO:0006355 - regulation of transcription, DNA-templated [Evidence IEA]), translating to MQSRRGSRKACALCHERKVKCDGATPSCRNCLRAQALCRPHERRRRLTIRTPERSPTQPPTAVERLAWLQNELLRVLGLDVHQVNTGTALDSLPRCQHLLRAQGAPCSQNAGARAPAPTSQSEGDPSETSPEMDPNIPLLAFNATGEARYLGASSGSVFARFIANTARSVLPQGATGPGLQPHVYEPSHVNRPAVSFSPTNWRKSATFAFLLRCYLKWVHSCYPLFLSQDIAALESMSYSEEPPRETGDTTIIFYLIMSIGAVHAEQKHLLDHFQGDAGLRQYQHDASTRGVSSEALYRKAIGVLASEPSNLTPRISLVQTLVLISIYASHRPSDNEQWHIVGMAMRIAIELGLHRHNNAWKFTVDELELRRRVFWTTYAIEITVAFNLGRPASISFQDADAPFPRNSEETALSIHHIKHRQIQEQMLCLVYRSRPHNAVAMSEFDNSMSNIESLQQSLDEWHGGLHELYRQSSSPYPVEYWDRLYYSTSAALSRPTTLFPRPGPELQTRCFLSSYRVIEIHETLIRKFRLPYSWMLLQGLVFSAISMIVTTRTSTTVLAKEFGADRFLDILTRGVRNFHVVLAVMRERWTGLAIRHLEELLNKLCQDTLRYTINVLAKQSSARASSLQSSVHPGLLSGNPSSSCPDAREVEPGATTGISNDQRPPNEEQFPRGLLGEGAYQETNVQFEPAIDSGFSELYLGEDWWAFDTLFELDELRTFFDFFPIEPYGI from the exons ATGCAGTCCCGCCGGGGATCCCGCAAGGCGTGTGCCCTTTGCCACGAGCGCAAAGTCAAG TGTGATGGAGCGACACCAAGTTGTCGGAACTGTTTGCGAGCCCAAGCTCTTTGCCGACCGCATGAGCGGCGCCGCCGGCTCACAATTCGCACACCAGAGCGAAGTCCAACCCAACCTCCGACAGCTGTGGAGAGGCTCGCTTGGTTGCAAAATGAACTCCTGCGGGTTTTGGGTCTGGATGTCCACCAGGTGAACACTGGCACTGCACTTGACTCTCTCCCGCGGTGTCAGCATCTTTTGCGCGCTCAGGGTGCGCCTTGTTCGCAAAACGCCGGTGCTCGAGCACCGGCCCCGACATCGCAGAGTGAGGGAGACCCATCCGAGACGTCTCCTGAGATGGACCCGAACATTCCCCTTTTGGCGTTCAACGCCACGGGCGAAGCTCGGTACTTGGGTGCATCGAGTGGCTCCGTTTTCGCCAGATTTATTGCAAACACGGCCAGATCGGTTTTACCACAGGGGGCTACAGGGCCCGGCCTTCAACCACATGTATATGAGCCTTCGCATGTCAACCGTCCCGCCGTTTCCTTCAGTCCCACAAATTGGAGAAAGTCAGCAACATTTGCTTTCCTCTTACGATGTTATCTAAAGTGGGTTCACAGCTGCTACCCTTTGTTTCTGTCCCAGGATATTGCGGCGCTCGAGTCCATGAGCTACTCAGAGGAGCCCCCCCGGGAAACTGGGGATACGACTATCATTTTCTACCTTATCATGTCGATAGGTGCTGTTCATGCCGAACAGAAGCACCTTCTCGATCACTTCCAGGGGGATGCGGGCCTGCGGCAGTATCAACATGACGCTTCGACTCGTGGGGTCTCATCGGAGGCATTATACCGAAAGGCTATCGGAGTGCTTGCGTCTGAACCGTCGAACTTGACTCCCCGTATCTCCTTGGTGCAGACTCTTGTTTTGATATCGATCTATGCCTCCCACCGCCCATCTGACAATGAGCAATGGCATATTGTGGGAATGGCCATGCGT ATAGCAATAGAGCTAGGTTTACATCGACACAACAACGCCTGGAAGTTCACCGTGGATGAGCTTGAACTCCGGCGTCGAGTATTCTGGACGACCTACGCCATCGAAATCACAGTGGCGTTCAATCTAGGTCGTCCGGCTAGTATATCCTTTCAAGATGCCGATGCGCCTTTTCCTAGGAATTCAGAGGAAACCGCTCTCTCAATTCACCATATCAAACACCGACAGATTCAAGAACAAATGCTGTGCTTGGTCTATCGAAGCAGACCACATAATGCAGTCGCCATGTCGGAGTTCGATAACTCCATGTCGAATATAGAAAGCCTTCAGCAAAGCCTAGACGAATGGCATGGGGGGCTGCATGAGCTGTATCGCCAGTCAAGCTCGCCCTACCCCGTTGAGTACTGGGACCGACTTTACTATTCAACCTCTGCCGCTCTTTCCCGGCCGACCACTCTGTTTCCCCGGCCTGGACCCGAGCTTCAGACGAGGTGCTTTCTGTCGTCGTACCGGGTGATTGAAATCCATGAAACACTTATCCGGAAATTCCGGCTTCCTTACTCCTGGATGTTGCTACAAGGTCTTGTATTCTCAGCCATCTCGATGATCGTGACAACCAGAACAAGTACCACGGTATTAGCCAAGGAGTTCGGAGCGGACAGATTTCTAGACATTCTGACCAGGGGTGTGCGCAATTTCCACGTTGTCCTGGCCGTAATGAGAGAAAGGTGGACTGGTCTGGCGATCAGACATCTGGAAGAGTTACTTAACAAGCTGTGCCAAGATACTTTGAGATATACGATTAATGTCCTGGCGAAACAATCTTCTGCAAGAGCCTCGTCTCTGCAGTCATCAGTGCATCCTGGTCTTTTGTCTGGGAATCCGTCTTCATCCTGCCCGGACGCAAGGGAAGTTGAGCCAGGAGCTACAACTGGCATTTCAAATGACCAACGTCCTCCGAATGAAGAGCAATTTCCTCGCGGTCTGCTGGGCGAGGGGGCGTATCAAGAAACGAACGTTCAATTCGAGCCTGCTATCGACTCGGGGTTTTCAGAACTGTATCTTGGGGAGGACTGGTGGGCTTTTGATACCTTGTTCGAACTGGACGAACTCAGAACTTTCTTTGATTTTTTCCCAATCGAGCCATACGGGATATGA
- a CDS encoding pyridoxal phosphate-dependent aminotransferase (COG:O;~EggNog:ENOG410PUE6;~InterPro:IPR004839,IPR004838,IPR015424,IPR015421;~PFAM:PF00155;~SMCOG1019:aminotransferase;~antiSMASH:Cluster_2.3;~go_function: GO:0003824 - catalytic activity [Evidence IEA];~go_function: GO:0030170 - pyridoxal phosphate binding [Evidence IEA];~go_process: GO:0009058 - biosynthetic process [Evidence IEA]): protein MTDVVNSNSAKLRISPTLEINELVSKARAEGKHVIHLGFGEATFPIQQDVLQTHRDASSETSYMPVAGIEALRDAIATFNSDRLGVEISPNQIVIAPGSKPLLFALFDILDGAVLLPRPSWVSYEPQVLHAMKKLFWIETDPVDRHSITDLIVVAESSLLSAYQQAISEGCIPRIMLINSPSNPTGHVFSANCIGAIKEFCKSKKIILITDEIYSDICFDAAQRGISAFDSNTDDSETVILTGGLSKTYSAGGWRVGYAIFPPSQKGEAIRKTILAYASECWSAASAPAQLASVKAFSTGEAMCRYRKSVTALHRYCTWRLYSALLKLGLDVSEPGGSFYVYPSFSPYAAQLYKLGIRTSAALSAWLIRECGLAALPGSAFGEDDDGPLHGRFRLRMATSYLYFQNEADRYERGYDLLERCAAGKEIELPYLEEATKALENAVQKLQNISL from the exons ATGACTGACGTTGTGAACTCAAACTCAGCGAAATTGCGTATTTCTCCCACTTTGGAGATCAATGAACTCGTCTCGAAGGCTCGCGCAGAAGGCAAACATGTCATCCACTTGGGCTTTGGCGAGGCCACATTTCCCATCCAGCAAGATGTCCTCCAGACCCATCGGGACGCATCCAGTGAAACAAGCTATATGCCCGTAGCCGGCATAGAGGCTTTGCGAGac GCTATTGCGACTTTCAATTCGGATCGTCTAGGTGTTGAGATTAGCCCTAATCAGATTGTTATTGCTCCTGGGTCAAAGCCCCTACTTTTTGCCTTATTTGATATACTAGACGGCGCTGTGTTACTTCCTCGTCCCTCGTGGGTCAGTTATGAGCCGCAAGTGCTGCATGCCATGAAGAAGCTTTTTTGGATCGAGACGGACCCTGTCGATCGTCACAGCATTACCG ACCTTATCGTTGTGGCAgaatcttctcttctctctgcCTACCAGCAAGCAATCTCAGAGGGATGCATCCCTCGCATTATGCTGATCAACAGCCCATCAAATCCGACAGGGCACGTCTTCTCGGCGAATTGCATTGGAGCTATCAAAGAGTTCTGCAAATCAAAGAAGATAATTCTGATCACCGACGAGATCTATTCCGACATTTGCTTCGATGCGGCCCAGAGAGGCATAAGCGCGTTTGACAGCAACACCGATGATTCCGAAACTGTGATCCTTACCGGCGGACTATCCAAG ACATACTCGGCCGGTGGCTGGCGCGTGGGCTATGCCATTTTCCCCCCTTCCCAAAAGGGCGAAGCTATCCGCAAGACAATCCTCGCATACGCTTCCGAATGCTGGTCGGCAGCCTCCGCACCGGCTCAATTGGCATCTGTCAAGGCCTTTTCCACGGGCGAGGCAATGTGCAGATACCGCAAATCTGTTACTGCCTTGCACCGATACTGTACTTGGAGGCTCTATTCTGCGCTCCTGAAACTCGGATTGGATGTTAGCGAGCCCGGGGGTTCCTTTTACGTTTACCCGTCCTTTTCACCATATGCAGCGCAGCTATATAAACTCGGAATCCGCACCAGTGCGGCTCTGTCAGCGTGGCTGATACGAGAATGTGGACTGGCTGCCCTCCCCGGCTCCGCGTttggagaggatgatgatgggccCCTGCATGGACGGTTCCGGCTACGGATGGCCACCAGCTATTTGTATTTCCAAAACGAGGCTGACCGATACGAGAGGGGCTATGACCTCCTAGAGCGCTGCGCCGCTGGGAAAGAGATAGAACTCCCTTACTTAGAGGAGGCGACCAAGGCGCTAGAAAATGCCGTGCAGAAGCTACAAAACATCAGTCTGTGA
- a CDS encoding zinc-binding alcohol dehydrogenase family protein (COG:C;~EggNog:ENOG410PIXQ;~InterPro:IPR036291,IPR020843,IPR013154,IPR011032;~PFAM:PF08240;~SMCOG1028:crotonyl-CoA reductase / alcohol dehydrogenase;~antiSMASH:Cluster_2.3;~go_function: GO:0016491 - oxidoreductase activity [Evidence IEA];~go_process: GO:0055114 - oxidation-reduction process [Evidence IEA]) encodes MKEAFVNSDYTVSIKDTPVPVPGPGQVLIRVVVSGTNPKDWKMVGFFPKDGSPYNHGDDMAGHIEAVGEGVVGFAKGDRVAAFHQVMKPHGTFAEFAIAEDYTTFHIPDTTSFEEAATIPLCAITAALGLYQDMKLPLPWNPARKQLPLLIYGGATAVGAFAIKFAQLSNIHPIITVAGKGIPFVRTLLSPETGDEVIDYRDGDEAIRAQIKAAADDGPIHYAFDGVSERECFENIGAVISGPGAMAVMFPPAGDFTPPDGVSISQPIAGSVHFPPREGNTFDHAEFGAAFFQLMGRGLKQGWFQGHPFEVRPGGLAGLEGILKDLKEGKASAVKYVVRIGETEGVEQ; translated from the exons ATGAAGGAAGCATTCGTCAACAGCGACTACACCGTCTCGATCAAGGACACGCCCGTCCCCGTTCCAGGACCGGGGCAGGTCCTCATTCGCGTGGTGGTCTCAGGCACAAACCCGAaggactggaagatggtgggGTTTTTCCCCAAGGACGGGTCTCCATATAACCACGGCGACGATATGGCTGGGCACATCGAGGCCGTGGGCGAGGGTGTTGTTGGATTCGCAAAGGGCGACAGGGTCGCTGCATTCCATCAGGTTATGAAGCCGCACGGCACCTTTGCCGAATTTGCGATTGCGGAGGATTATACCACGTTCCATATTCCTGATACGACGAGCTTTGAAG AGGCGGCAACAATACCCCTATGTGCCATCACAGCAGCACTGGGTCTGTACCAGGACATGAAGCTCCCTCTGCCCTGGAACCCAGCCAGGAAGCAACTCCCACTACTGATCTACGGCGGCGCAACAGCAGTCGGTGCCTTCGCGATAAAATTCGCCCAGCTATCAAACATCCACCCCATAATCACCGTAGCGGGGAAGGGCATCCCCTTCGTCAGAACCCTGCTCTCCCCAGAAACGGGCGACGAGGTAATCGACTACCGCGACGGTGACGAGGCCATCCGCGCCCAGATCAAGGCTGCCGCTGATGACGGGCCAATCCACTACGCGTTCGACGGTGTCTCGGAGCGCGAGTGTTTCGAGAATATCGGCGCTGTGATTTCGGGGCCCGGTGCAATGGCTGTCATGTTCCCGCCGGCGGGTGACTTTACACCACCTGACGGCGTGAGTATCAGCCAGCCGATTGCGGGGTCTGTGCATTTCCCGCCGAGGGAAGGGAACACCTTTGATCATGCGGAGTTTGGGGCTGCCTTCTTCCAGCTGATGGGGAGGGGTTTGAAGCAGGGGTGGTTCCAGGGGCATCCGTTTGAGGTGCGACCTGGAGGGCTGGCAGGGCTTGAAGGTATTTTAAAGGATttgaaggaggggaaggcgTCTGCTGTGAAGTATGTCGTGAGGATTGGAGAGACGGAGGGCGTAGAGCAGTAG
- a CDS encoding class I SAM-dependent methyltransferase (COG:S;~EggNog:ENOG410PQP4;~InterPro:IPR029063), with translation MASFITSDQSNMGNPRGGIPWYLDTLERVPPLAQRVLQDYAGLKQDEVKGHIENIREKAWESSPYPCIGLFRFLDFSLPDSPRYADILERLKNGQQLLDFGCCFGHDVRALITDGAPAENICGAELNTTFLDLGYELFRDRETLKSSLYTANIFNEDGKLWKERLEDFDVIHAGSFLHLFTLDGQKKAAITLLKLLKKQRGSLIVGRQHGSRKAKEVRNYLYKPTRESEDNGRLDTFFNHDSESFTRMWEEIGQETGLQFMVKTEWGTWGSANGMDPAYYKLWSWEDKDTMRFKFWIELV, from the exons atggcctcctTTATTACAAGTGATCAGTCCAACATGGGGAACCCAAGGGGGGGAATTCCCTGGTACCTCGATACTCTCGAGCGGGTCCCACCTTTGGCTCAACGGGTTTTGCAGGATTATGCTGGTTTAAAACAAGACGAAGTGAAAGGGCATATTGAAAACATT CGCGAAAAAGCATGGGAATCTTCCCCATATCCGTGCATCGGGCTGTTCCGCTTTCTTGACTTCTCACTCCCCGATTCACCCCGATATGCCGATATCCTCGAACGCCTCAAAAATGGCCAGCAATTGCTAGATTTTGGCTGCTGTTTTGGCCATGATGTTCGCGCCCTTATCACAGACGGTGCACCGGCTGAAAATATTTGTGGTGCGGAACTCAACACTACCTTCCTCGATCTTGGATATGAACTCTTTCGTGACCGAGAGACGCTGAAGTCTTCCTTGTACACCGCGAATATCTTCAATGAGGATGGCAAGTTGTGGAAGGAACGGTTAGAAGACTTTGACGTGATCCACGCTGGATCTTTCCTACATCTTTTTACTTTGGACGGTCAGAAGAAGGCGGCTATCACCCTCCTTAAACTTCTGAAAAAGCAGAGGGGGTCGCTTATTGTTGGGCGTCAGCATGGGAGCAGAAAAGCCAAGGAGGTCCGCAACTATCTATACAAACCAACCAGAGAAAGTGAGGATAACGGCCGCCTTGataccttcttcaaccacgacTCGGAAAGCTTTACGCGCATGTGGGAGGAGATTGGCCAGGAGACAGGGCTACAATTTATGGTGAAAACGGAATGGGGTACCTGGGGTTCTGCAAACGGTATGGATCCAGCCTATTACAAGCTCTGGTCATGGGAAGATAAGGATACCATGCGGTTTAAGTTTTGGATCGAGTTGGTTTAG